AACCGGTTTCGGCCCGGCCGGCGCACAACATCTGGGCCACGCTGTGCATGAAGCCTATGGCTTGCGTATGCACTTCCGTGACGTAGCCTTCGGGTAACAGGTCGGCTGCGGGAATCTGTTGCGCTAATTGCAAGCCATTGCCACGCGCACGGTAAATCAAGCGCGTCGCATCGGCACTCTCGGCTACGCCGAGTTCGTGCCAGCCCTCGGTGGTCTTGAGCAGCAAGTCGACCGGCATGGCATCGAGCACTTCATTACCGAGTACCAAACCGGAAAAAGCTGGCGGCATTTGCTGCAGCCATTGCACTTGCGGATAGTCTTTGAGTAAATCTTCCTGACGCGCACGCAATTCGCCGGACAATTCCACGATAAAATAGCGCTCTATCGTGATGCCCGACAAGTGACATTCAATTAAGAAGTCGCGCGCCAGCTTGCCGCTGCCAGCACCGAACTCCATGACTTGCGGCTGAGTTTGCGCCAAGATCGGTGCGGCCAAAGTAGCCAAGGCCGCAGCGAAGAGCGGCGACATTTCCGGTGCCGTTGTAAAATCGCCGTCTTTACCCAGTTTCGTCGCGCCGCCGCTGTAATAACCCAAATCGGGTGCATACAAGGCCAATTCCATATAACGTGAAAAGGGGATGGAACCCGCAGCAGCGCGGATTTCTTCGATGATTACTTGTTGCAAGGCTTGCGATGCAGCCAATGCATCGGACGCCGGCAGGGGCAGAGATAATTTTTGCATACCGGCATTGTATAAAAAACCCAGCAAACTCAGTAAAGAATTTCCATGACACAGTTCATTGCCGGCGACCGACGTGTCGCCCTTGTTACCGGCGCGGCACGCCGCATCGGGCGCCACATCGCACTCACTCTGGCCGCGCAAGGCTGGGACATCATCGTCCATTTCGGCCAATCGGCCGGCGCGGCCGCACAAGTGGTGGCCGAACTCGAGGCGCTCGGTGCCCGCGCCTGCGCGCTCGGCGCCGATCTGGCCGACGAAACGGCGACGCGGGCACTGTTCGAGCGCGCCCATCAAGTGTGGGGGCGCATCGATTGCATCGTCAATAACGCCGCCTTGTTTGAAGAAGACCGCGCCGACAGTTTCAGCCACGCTTGCCTTGATCGCCATATGCACGCCAACCTGGCCGCCCCGCTGTTACTGGCGCAAGCACTGTATGCCGCCACCCCAGTTGGGCAGCAGGCATGTGTGATCAATTTGCTCGATCAGAAACTGTATAATCTTAATCCTGATTTTCTGTCGTATACGCTGTCAAAAGCGGCGCTGCAATGTGCTACGACCGTATTGGCGCAAGCCTTGGCACCGCGCGTGCGCGTGGTCGGGGTGGCACCTGGCATCACCATGGTGTCTGGCCATCAAAGTGAGGCTGATTTTGAACACGCCCACCAAGTTACGCCCTTAGGACGTTCGAGTAGCCCCGACGACATTGCCCAGACCGTCTGTTTTATCGCCGCTTGCCCGGCCATTACCGGTACCACCATCGTCGTCGATGGCGGCCAGCACCTTATTGCTTTGCAGCGCGATGTGATGTTTCTCGCTACTGCCCCCGACTCACCCCTTACTTCTCACTGATCGAGCCCCCTATGTTATCCGTACTACATCATCCACAACTCGCCAATTGCCGTCGTCTGTTCTTACGCAACTATGAAATCTCCATCAATATTGGTGTACACGAATTCGAAAAGCGCGGCGAACAGCGCGTGCTCATCAATATCGATTTGTATATTCCATTGGCCCTGTCGACT
The sequence above is drawn from the Undibacterium sp. CCC3.4 genome and encodes:
- a CDS encoding SDR family oxidoreductase, whose translation is MTQFIAGDRRVALVTGAARRIGRHIALTLAAQGWDIIVHFGQSAGAAAQVVAELEALGARACALGADLADETATRALFERAHQVWGRIDCIVNNAALFEEDRADSFSHACLDRHMHANLAAPLLLAQALYAATPVGQQACVINLLDQKLYNLNPDFLSYTLSKAALQCATTVLAQALAPRVRVVGVAPGITMVSGHQSEADFEHAHQVTPLGRSSSPDDIAQTVCFIAACPAITGTTIVVDGGQHLIALQRDVMFLATAPDSPLTSH
- a CDS encoding class I SAM-dependent methyltransferase; protein product: MQKLSLPLPASDALAASQALQQVIIEEIRAAAGSIPFSRYMELALYAPDLGYYSGGATKLGKDGDFTTAPEMSPLFAAALATLAAPILAQTQPQVMEFGAGSGKLARDFLIECHLSGITIERYFIVELSGELRARQEDLLKDYPQVQWLQQMPPAFSGLVLGNEVLDAMPVDLLLKTTEGWHELGVAESADATRLIYRARGNGLQLAQQIPAADLLPEGYVTEVHTQAIGFMHSVAQMLCAGRAETGLGGAALWIDYGFPAHEYYHPQRNEGSLMCHYRHHAHPDPFYYPGLQDITAHVDFSAIARAALEAGLELLSYTSQAALLLESGIADLLARTDAQESLRYLPQANALQKLVSPAEMGELFKALIVGTGIDVPVGLLRHDRCHRL